TAGAACATCGTTAAAATCTTaagaaaaatgaatgttttcTTTACCAATTTCTAGCTCACTCAATCTACTCATGTCCTGCGCAGAAATTTGATCAAATCCTCATGAATTTACAATCAAGAAATGTTCCTGATAACGAAACGTTTCCTGATAACAATCCACATCAATACGCTTATTCTAGGTGGACAATTTCATGTCATAAATCGAATGCAAAACTGAAACAACCCAAAATTCATGACAATTTTACGCTCATCTGCTTGAAGCAATAAAATACCCATCTTGTTATAATTCACAGTGAGACTCAGTAAATTTGTCGACCCCTATTCGATTTTCATTCatgtttcagcatttttgtgaTGGCTCGGACTAAACATTTTACTAGCCAATAACACGAATGTCTTATGGATCTTTTTGCATACAGGCTGTCTACTCCACACTCTTTTATCCTAGATAAAAATGACGTATTTCATCTAAAATACTTCAGACCCTTCACTTTTTCTTTGCTGAAGAAAAACATgagatttctcatattttcaaataatttttctcctatgaaactcttcatttttttctgttccttctgaaaaacacaagaatatCAACTAAAAATTCTAGACTCAAAagagattatacgattttcactcaCAAGTTAAGAAAAAAGGAAAGACAGCTCACCCTTGAATGCGTCCTGTTCCCCCCcgtgttttcacaccagcagagaatTCGTACTAAAGTAAAGGTAGAACACAAGTGACTAGGTATCGGTCACATCAATCCAATATTTGAACATACTCGGGTATCTGATCAAAATCAATCTGTTGAAGCGAATATTCCTAAAATCGATGGTCAGTGATTTCATCAAGAGTTGATCAGGGTACAATATGAAGATATAAAATCAACCTTGATCTAAATTTTTCCCAATCGTTTTGTTCTCGAATATCATTATTGCTTTATGTATTCCTCAGATGTCCATGAGAGGATCTGAAGGACCTATGGGTTTGACAGGAACACCGGGTTTACAAGGACCCCCAGGTCCTGAGGGTGTTAAAGGAGAGCCAGGAGATATTGGGGAGatggtaagattttcatttcatttttagatgatcaataatttcgatGAATATCGATATAGCACAATCTTTCCTTTTTCCCTAAGCTGCGAAAATATACCAATCTGGAATCCTGGATTGAATAGGGGAATATCCAGAAATACTGCTCTGAAATACATCGGGGAACGACAGGGAGACGAGATACAAAATGGCGCTTTTATAGGCGCCCTGATTGCGAGCTCGTTCTGTAGTTAATCAAATGTCAATGCCTCGTTTGAACGTGTCACATATTAAGCGAATACTTCTCGAGATGGGACTGCTTGAATAATACGTCATTCCGATGTATTCgtactttttatttatttttcattattactgtTTTTTGTGGGACGTAGTTAGGGAAGGAGCTAAAAAGGGTTTGGAATAAGCAGTGCAGAATTTATCATTTTCTTCTTCGGTTTATAATTCAGAAATTAATTTAGGGAAATTAATTTTCTCAAGCTTTCTTCGCGTATTTTGAGGTTGTTTTAAAGGATTAAATGAAGTACGTCGTTTTTGGATTAAACTTCACAGGAAAAATTCGTTCTACGATGATGTATCAACATTAATCACTTTTCCTACAAATTCTCAACACCTAGTACTCTCAGAAAGGTCCAAGCAAATCAATTTCGAGTGAGCATCCACAAAATCAACTTTATGTTTCACTCTCTGATCCTATAATAACGAAGGACTCCGTTATACCTACTTATGTGAATTCTCCCACTGAACATTTTTATTAAGTACTTATATCTTGCCATCCTACGAGATAAGGACTAAATCAGGCTATAGACGATCGTTAAAACGGGTAGGTTGTAAACACGGTGGCTAATAAAAGGTATTCATATTCTTTTTTCCGACGATGATGCTTATTTAATAACCTTTATTATAAAACTAAACACGCAGAATATGGAATATCTGATAGCGCGATTTTACGGTGTAGCCTAAATGGCTGAGCTGTATTTCATGCGGTGATTTATATCGTAAAATCggatttttattatattatatgacAATATCGTGACACACATTTTGCGGTGATGCAGAGGGCTAATTGTTCGTTTTTTCACCGTTTCATCGATGCGAATTGAAATATAATTAACTTATAGGGATGATAAAGCTAAAATTTAAGAATGATTGACtttgttttttgtttcttgGCTTCATAAAACTCATTATTTCAATATCGTCAAGGTTTCAAGTCGTAGAAAACAaccaataataataaaataatcatCTTTAGATGCGTTTGGGGCAGCAGAATGATGAATATCGTGTCTTTactttactaaacgtaaaatatcaTATTGTTTTGTAATTCTAAGGGACCTCGAGGTATCCAAGGACCACAGGGACCACCAGGACGTGAAGGACGCAGGGGACGTCCTGGGAGAGACGGCGAAAGGGGTATAACAGGTCCCCCAGGTGACAAGGGCATACAGGGCCCACCCGGTATACCCGGCCTTCCCGGAGAGAAAGGCGACAGGGGAGAAACAGGAGCTGTAGGCCAACCAGGCCTTCCTGGACACGATGGACAACAAGGTGAAGAAGGTCCTCCAGGTTTACCGGGACTTCCGGGAGAAATGGTAAGCGACTTCTTCACATCCTTCGAGATCTAAGATCAATAACAATTTCCAGGGTCCCAGGGGATTTTCAGGACCCCGAGGCATACCTGGTTTACCTGGACCTCCAGGCATCCCTGGAAGTGACGGACCCCCAGGTTCAAAAGGTAATACGGGAGCTCCAGGTGAATCAGGTTCCCCAGGACAATCAGGACCTCCCGGGCCTGTTGGATCGCCAGGTCCCGAAGGGCCATTAGGACCACCTGGAGTCATAGTAAGTACTTCAACTGATGAAGAGGAATCGCTCATCCGTTGTTATATTTCCAGGGACCTCCTGGGAAGCCTGGTTTCCCAGGTATACCGGGTATAGATGGACCTCCGGGTCTTCCAGGTAAGCCAGGAGCACCTGGAAGCAAGGGGGACACTGGTTCGCAAGGTTTTCCTGGACCAATTGGATTTCCTGGGTCCAGGGGTTTCAAAGGGGACATGGGCTTACGTGGAGCCTTCGGAGAGAAGGGGGAGAAAGGTGATAGAGGGTTTGAGGGGGAGAAAGGAGAGCCTGGACCGAAAGGACCAGCAGGACCAGATGGTCCTCCAGGTATTCCAGGTTTAGAAGGCGTGGAAGGACCGAAGGTAACTACATTCACCtaggaaaaattgattttagaGCTCTTCGATTTCCAGGGTAGTGATGGGCCTCGTGGAGAAGCAGGATCGATGGGTCCTCCAGGGGAAAAAGGAAATATGGGACTTCCCGGCTTCCCCGGTTACTCTGGAGCCACTGGAGAGAAAGGGGATAAAGGCTCAACGGGAAGAGTGGGACCTGCAGGCGAAAAGGGGGAGAGGGTAAGATGAAAATTATCGATGGGGACTAGAGTTCACCTAGCTCTGTTGCAGGGATTCACTGGAACGGCAGGAGAAAGAGGTGAAACTGGACCAAGAGGATTCAGAGGACAAAGGGGTGGACGAGGCATGCATGGACAACCCGGACCCAAAGGCGATACTGGCCAACCTGGTCCTGTTGGTCCCCCTGGAGAGATGGGGGCCCAGGGACCAGAAGGACCCCGTGGATTCAGCGGAGCTCCTGGGCCGATGGGTCAGAATGGGAAGAATGGACCGCCAGGTCCCCCTGGAGAGCGTGGTTCACCAGTAAGTAGTGGATATTAACTGATACAATCCTGCCCTCACTTTTCAGTCCTTATAAATTGATTTTACCTTTATTCTTAGGGAGAACCAGGAAGCGTAGGTCCAGCAGGAGCACCGGGCGTCATTGGACCACCAGGTACAACGGGAGAAGTAGGAGCAACAGGAGAAACAGGACCACCAGGGCCACCAGGTCCATCTGGAGAACCTGGCAACCCTGGCGAATCGGGTAAAGAGGGTCCTCCCGGTTTACCTGGACCAGAAGGAAAACCAGGTCTAACTGGACCAACTGGTCTACCAGGATTTCCAGGCGAAAGAGGACAGAACGGAATACCGGTAAACCAGCTGTGATATTCGCGTAATTTTCTCACTACGAAGAATTTTCAGGGTACACCTGGACTGAAAGGAGATCAAGGCCCACCAGGTCTTCCGGGAACCATTGGAGATAAAGGACAACAAGGCGAGCCTGGTAAGGACGGCGCACCGGGTCCTGAAGGTAGGTTGGGTCCTCCAGGGCCCCCTGGACCAGGTGGTGCGAAAGGGGAGAGAGGTGAAGCCGGTCCCCCTGGTCCAACAGGTCGGGATGGTTTTCCTGGATTGAGGGGACTACCAGGAGGGCCGGGTCCTATGGGACCACCTGGAGAAGATGGTGATAAGGGAGATGTCGGACCACCGGGTGAAAAAGGGTTCAAAGGATCATCTGGAGAAGCTGTGAGTATTCTCCTTCTCGATCTAATTCAGATTATTTTGCGTTCATCTTCAAAATTGTCCATTGAAGGTTTGAATAGGCTTGGCAACAGAATTGTTCTGAAATCTTGGTTTTTTGCCAAGCAGAATACGACTTCATTCAATTGGAATTTTTTGACAGCTTCATCCAAATCTTTGATTAACTAATTCTTGTAGGGACCAGTAGGACATCCGGGTCCTCAAGGTCCCAGAGGAGAACCTGGAGCTCCAGGACTGAATGGCGAAAAAGGACCACCAGGGGAAATCGGTAGACAAGGCCTTAAAGGCGAGGCTGGACCCTTAGGCCCTACTGGCCCAGCTGGGCCTCCAGGTTTACAAGGATTACCAGGACCTCCTGGCTCGAAAGGTGAACACGGAGATATCGGTTTAAAAGGTCCTTTAGGACCTGCCGGACTTCCGGGTGAACCAGGGGTCAGAGGAGAAAAAGGTATGGATGGACCGGTTGGACCACCAGGTCCAGAGGGAGCCCAGGGGACGAAAGGAGATTCAGGATTACCAGGTGTTGAAGGACTACCAGGAGAACCCGGAAAAGATGTGGGTAGCGTCCATTTTATTACATCACGACCTAAATTTTTAATTCTAGGGTGAACGAGGTGCTCAAGGACAAAAGGGCGAAGACGGTAAAACGGGGCCTCAAGGGCCTCCTGGTGGTAGAGGGCTTCCTGGTCCTGAAGGTCCTAAGGGTAACGCTGGACCTCCAGGTTTTCCTGGTCCACCTGGAGAACCTGGTTTGTTAGGACCCAAGGGAGAACCTGGGACTAACGGGGAGGATGGAAAACCAGGGGAGGCAGGGCCTTCTGGTGAAAGGGGGCCACCTGGGGAAATGGGGCCTGTAGGTCCACCAGGAAAACCGGTAAGTCTAAccactgtatttttcaaagtggaGGTAGATATTCTTGGTGCTCTCCTGACAGAAAAAGTTGCAGAGCTCTTACTAAACTAATGAAAATTCCTGTGCAACATTTCAGGGAATGGAAGGACCGGCTGGAGCTCAAGGAAATCCAGGACCTGCCGGTGAGAAAGGAGATAAAGGCATGACAGGCGCACCGGGTCTTCAGGGTATTCTTGGTCCCCAAGGCTTACCAGGCCCTCAAGGTTTGCCAGGTTTAAGAGGTCCTCCGGGAGTGGCGGTAAGTAAAACTGACATTTGAAAGACTTTGTATGGGAGACGACGACGTTTGTTACAGGGAGACATTGGAGTACCTGGAAATCCTGGAGTTCCAGGTGCAGTTGGTCAAATAGGCGCCGCCGGTGATAAGGGGCCAAAGGGTGATACAGGTGGTGTTGGCCCCAAAGGACATCAAGGTGATATGGGTCTACCAGGGGCCAAAGGTGACATGGGAGAGAAAGGTGAAAGAGGACAGAAGGGTGACCCTGGACCTATAGGACCAAAAGGAAACACCGTAAGTGGTCAAGAAGAATGCATTCGATAAGTTAATTCTGAAATGGAGGATAAACTTGGAATTTTCAGGGACCAGTCGGCCCTATAGGCCTAAAGGGTAACGATGGACCCCCAGGTTTACCTGGAATGGAAGGTCCACCAGGTCCTAAAGGATCAGATGGTCAGACTGGAATGAAAGGAGAGATGGGCCCATCTGGACCTCCAGGTCCACCTGGACCCCCGGCAGAAATGCCATTGCTACCACCTGAGGttcttttccaaaatgaacTAGTTAGAAGAAGAAGAGATCTGGATAGTTTAATGTAAGAAATGAATCAGTTGTAGAAGATCAGCATTTAAGTTTTTTCGTCGCAGAAATGATTACCAAGAGTCTGTCGATACGGATAAAAATGACCTGCTTGAAGAAGAGAACGATAAAAATATAGACGATCAGAGTAGGAAATTTTTAAGTATGTACAACACAATCTACAGCATGCGCAGTGATTTGGAAAGGTTCAGGAAGCCTCTAGGAACCAAAGATAATCCGGCTAAATCCTGCAAAGATCTGCATTTCTCTCACCCTCAATTCCAAGATggtaaatatgaatttttttgggaattctATACTGAATGGTGATTTTGCAGGCTGGTATTGGGTGGATCCGAATGCTGGAATGATAGACGATGCCATCCATGTCTTTTGCAATATGACAGCTGATGGTGAGACGTGTGTTTTTCCTGACAGCCACAGTAGCAATATGCCCAACATCCCTTGGAGCAGACAGGGTAGTAAAAGCGATTGGTATTCAAATTTGAGAGGAGGATTCAGGGTAGGTCAtgttttcgatcaaatttttgggagagtagttcaaatgagcGGAATTCATAGCGTTTTCCAGCTGGGGCAAAAGTAGCGCAGCGAGTCGCGGCTTATAAGTTATCAATCAAGTTCGAAATTTCTGTGGATTAACCTAGTAATATATTCATTTTCCAGATAACCTACGAGAGTACAGGTAACGTACAACTGACATTCCTCCGGCTAAGTTCAGAGATTGGCTATCAAAACTTCACCTACACGTGCATCAACAGTGTGGCTTGGTTCAATGAGAACGATAAGAAGTACGACTTATCCGTCAAATTTAGGGGTTATAATGAGCAGGAGTTTTCGCATAGAAAAATAAAACCCGATATTTTGGAAGATGGCTGCCAGAGTAGGAGAGAGAAAAGTCAGAGTATCTTCGAAGTACGTACCACCAAGTTGTATCAGCTGCCTCTTATAGATTTCTATCCAATGGACTACGGAGGACACGATCAGGCCTTTGGATTCACTGTAGGTCCGGTCTGTTTCAAATAAAGCCAAAAAAATGTTGAGATATTTCACGACATCGATACTCCTCtgtcaaatttttttgaattgtacGTTTTAACAaagcagaaaaaattaaaaagaaactTACTCACAACACTGTACATTATATTGATAAATATAATAATTACCTAACTGTTTATTCACATTGGATATTTTTGTACAAATgatatatttaattttaatttattatagGCACCTTTTTTAGTACTTATTTcatgtttatgtattttaaggAGTGAACCCTTCAGTCAGTTTTAGTGTTTTAGTTAAGTTTCGTttttatcgaatgtaaattgTATATGTAAGAAATATTATGATACTTTTGTGATGATGAATTTAAAGAAACAATAAATTAATTTATAGTCCATGGAATGGATTGTTCATTTGCTTACATTTGAGTTCAGTAAACGCCAAAATCACTACTCTTCGCTCTCGGTGCTTACGAAATGAGACGATATTCGAATGATTCAAGAAACAACAACGAATAGTATCAACCAAATGGCATTACATCAAATGTGTGTTATGCAACGCTTATGGAGAGTAGTAACGATGTTCTAAAAAGAAAGTTTCTAACTTTACCAAAGAGGAACCTTCCTCTTTGACTTTACTTTATTGTAGAGATTTCTGAACGcactcttttttctttttcttcaagCCACGTGGATAGAAATTCTGCGTTCCGTTTTAACCTAACAACtgaattcaaataatttcaatCGGCACTCTTCTCCATTTGTCTAAATTGTTTTCAAACTTTTAACAGAGGGCATATTTACTTTCAATCAAGATTAACCTCTTTGCTTTTAATTGTAGAGTAGTTCTATTGTACccttttcaaaattttgacaACAATGACAATGAATGGATTGGTGGGGTGTGACGTCTGACGTACACGTAGGAAAAATACAATACTTCCAGATTTTCTGTATTTAAATTAGGTTTATGAAATTATGCTGAGATAATAGCTGTTTCGCTACAAATATAATCATGAAAGTATAGAGAAGTAGCACTAAAAGCCTCAAACTGCCTTAGCAATTTTTATCGATCTGTGAGTGGGTGTAATGTTTTTTTATTCACTTTACCCTTATCCTATTGCACTGAGCACTCCCAAGAATGATTTGTAACTCGAAAAAAGATTGAATTCCTTAATGTATTTTGTCCTTCAAAATGAAAGTATAGCGATAATTGATTTTGCAATCAAGCTGAAGTGATATTCAATGACATTCTTCTGTCAGTGAAAACATTCCAGTTTAAATGTTTTTGTAGTGTATTTTTCACCTGTATCAAACCCATTTATTGGGAAAACAATACTTTCTTGATCAATCCTAAAAGCCGAACGAATATATTATTGTATCTTTTACTCTAGTGCACTTTTTGCTAAGAAATTGATTGAAATATTGTTGTAACTAGGATTGAAAGTGAAAGTTGTTTATTGCTTTTCAGTTCTGTTTCATGGTGTGTGATTTAAGTGTTATCAGTGATGTCGTGGTTAAGAAAAAGGGGTCAAAACAGCACCCCAAACCCCGGATATATGGGACAACCTTCAGAGCCTGTGCCTATGTTCAACCCAAATCAGACAGTAAGCTTATATATTTAGTTTTCACGTTGTTGAATGTGTTTGATATTCATACTTGATTTCATGTAATATCATCTGAAATATAAACAAATTCAGTAACCACTTCATGTTGGTGCTCTAAAATTTAACAGCACTATACTCAAGCTCCTCATCTGACCTAATTAACAACGCTGTTCTTTCTAGTTTTCCACAGAGAATGTTTCACCTTTTTATGCCTACACCGAAAATAGGGAAATTATCAGGAATAGCAGCCCCAATTTGATCCAGTTGCAAGAAATGCCATACATTCCTCCCCAAACGTTTGCATCCCAAGCAACAACCCCTCTGATACCTCAGGAAGACATAACCAATCCATTTAAAAGAGCGCAGTTGCAGACTACTAACAACTCCATGACATCCAGTCAGTTCATGCAAGGTGTTAATCCTCAGAACGAGTATCCTCCCCGACAGCATGCTTATTCCCAGCATTTCAGTCAGTCGGTCAATTTAGAAACACCGCCCGAAAACTCTGAACAGCCAGATTTTATCACAAATTCAGCTGTTGCTAAAGCTTATAACGCGGTAAGTGAATTCCACATGAAATTGTTCAGTTTGGATATTGGTTAAAAGTTCTAGAATGATTGAATGTGAATTTTGAGCACATGCAGTTTTTCATAAGAAATCAATTGATATGTCTCAACTCCTGAAACTCGTAGTTTAGGAGTTTAgtaattcatttttaaatattgaATAGTCCCCATAGAATTTCTACATGTTAAGATTTTTCTAGGTTAAGTTAGCCAGAACCataaaataatcgaaaattttGGGTTGTTTCTATGGTTTATAACATAGATTAAGATTCCTCTTTGTTTATAATTTAGATAAATGCAAAGAGTAAAAATTTAATTTGTAATGAAGAGAAAATCAGGCCATTTAAAGATGAAACTATACTTGTGCATATCTTGAATGTTATTGCCGATTTTTTCTTGGAAAAAAATCTAATGTAGAAGTTTGCTAAGATCGAGATTTGTACCAATagatttttctctctaaatatCTCTATCTCTAAATAACCACGAAAAAATTGGCTCTAAATACTGGGATTAGCGCTGAAATCTACTTCCATCATAAaatgattcgatttttttttccatgatttgaaattctaattttgaaaatttagtCTTAGCGTCGACGCAAAACTTGTCTATTTTGGACTTGTAGATACAACACCGCATTTCGGATCAGCTACTTCGAGAGGACTAAAAAAACCATCGGAGTTGTTAAAATATAttaagaaaattcaatttttcaatattaataTCTCCTAAATTGCTACCTTGACGGAGTATGGACTAGTACCATGAAAAACTGTATAACGTATAAAAAAGTTATTAACAAAATCGAGCGCTGTCTGTAGAGTCCAAGCAGTCAGGTGGTCTTCCTAGAGAAATATGTGTACATAACCCAACTGAACATTATTAATCACCTCGGCATGTTAGTTAACATGTTCGACATagaattttcatttctatttctttttcactaatttaaaaattggaaatttagaaAGTTCCATTGTTGATACCTACAGAAATAATGAGTAATTATGACGGTAACAGTGTTAACGACTTCCAGTTCAATAATCTCGAGTATTACTAAGTCTCGGCAAACCACTGAAAATATTCCACAAATCTGAAGTTCTAATTCAAAAACCAGAAAGATGGTTAAAACCTTGTCTCTTTTCGTTCCTCAGCCGAATCTACCACAGAGGCCCAGCCCTTTTCAGAACTGGCAAGACAACAACGAGACGGTCATAAACGACCGAAACCAGTACTTGGAAACTGGACAGCTGTCCGATCCCAACCAACTGGGCTACCTTCAAGAAACCGAGGTCGTAGACCAGAGGCCTCAGCAGGAGGACGCCCTGCCCCCTCCCGGTCTCAGAAGGATGGTTTTGGGCCAGATGGAACATCAGGAGAACGGCGGCAACGTGGAGAACTTCAACGACGAACCGCCGCCCGGTCTGAGCAGGATGGTGCTGGGCCAAAACGAGCAGAACGAGGAAAACGCGGGGGTTTCAGAGAATTCGGACGTCGGCGTCGTTGACGACGACGTCATGTGAGTAGTTCAGATtttgagttaggttaggttaggttacgtaAGTGCTGGTTCTCGATagacgtatactccattcactttcattttggCACTCgcttggccatggaaatttgacacatttcactctgtatagggaactataacgatttgtcaaaatccagctaagcgttcgttgccgtggggcacacaagcttttccctccattgattcgcatgctgtttcagtgaagtattgtgttttgtgcatgtttttagAATGAATGTTGTTTCCAACGTTAGATTAAAGTGATTAGACtgaaattttctcagaaatgcctctttacagtgataataaaaagctttgtgtgccccacggtaacgaacggtcagctgattttgacaaatcgttagagtaccctatagtacgaaaatgtggggttatgaagcttgtcaaaacattttttggttttaaatcaacgctatgttgtccgtttaacgtaaaagtttctgttttacgtattttatcaatagagagatatggaagcatccttaacgtcatgcggtaataacgtcaagcgctaataacgttacgacgcatgcgtatttccattttcagaatagcGGGCGGTATTAACGTTACCGCATGCCGTAATTTACGGGTGGATAACGTTGAACGTTATCGTAATTTACGTCGTTTTCTTGCCTTGCGCATTACTATTTTTCCGTTTGTTTTGACAGAAGTAGGTTATGTTATGAAAAAGGGGCCTCTTAATCGACattgaatcgaattttttataagagCAGAAGAGACTGAATGAGTTCCTCAAGAATAATCTAATAACCAAAGGTAAAAGTGTATATCTTCAATTAATGGGTCACATGAAAGGAAGagtcgaatgaaaatagaaattttcatcctagtgtttaattctgagtacctatttcaatccCATATTGTTGATTATGAACTATGTAACTTGTTATAATATAAAGGGttcaattcgagatttttttattaagacTCATAAAAGTAGAAACATCTAGATTGGACATTGGCTTATAGGTTAATGGCAGTAAAGCAGTACACAAATAATTCTACGTTATCTCTACATATCCTCCAgatgatattccaattttttcttagtAACTATAGTGGCCACTTAAAGGTCCATGTCTATTTTAAAATCATGAAAGCATCACTGTGAacaggtatttttcaatacagtttaatccacctccacaaacaaaaattcctgtAGATAACGCACATTATTCATAAAAACAGCACAAAATCAACCCAAAATGCATAACCTATCGACAACAAACTTTGACATTTACCGATCATCTGTTGCTTACGCTAATAACGTAAATTCGTATCTTCCATACGACTAAAATCTGAGCTAGATAGCGCAAGACGTTATTCcattaccgcatgacgttatCAACGTACGTTCGCGTTATAcgcttcttccatatctctctaatatgtcgaatctcttcggaaaatatgtgacgaacataattgaagtttatacaaactgattgaaggcctACCAAACCCAGTTATTTGCgtggaaaatacaagatatcagtataatatcataatatgcactagcttgaggagagttaatgtccgttatcttctttggctaaagtttgactacgttacatcagttgtagatttcaaaaatattaacccgaagatgaaatgcatatgatgcagtggttgggaatgggtatctctcggaggaattaacagataattacaagaatgttaaattctccaacaaaaatcatcttgcatcaatataagtaaaaggaattaaaggaagtttcaaggcaagatgaacttcacttgtgaa
The window above is part of the Coccinella septempunctata chromosome 8, icCocSept1.1, whole genome shotgun sequence genome. Proteins encoded here:
- the LOC123318511 gene encoding collagen alpha-1(V) chain-like, with translation MIWLEDGWCIISTIIFLLARSSHADIAQVDLLDKAELYPSPPGVTITSGRCFNETPTAAPLNRSYRFDSSSEVILGANDTFPEGFPQNFSILISAKLEKGQTTSVFTLYSDEGEEVLSVILGREITLFYDDDTGPDDGNMISFGEDTDDGKWHRVAFSVKGDSVTMIHNCDSTSTRPLVRSMSSTLTTSGIITIAHELAEDNHFRGELELLKIAPVPDAAYDLCTIHAPDCSSGISSNLEDRSQDAGLKFAYNSSANGANETEREKDGDGVFAVTPSMDQIPTRPSVFDIPEISGPTPFYYDYEEGDIDTTIRTSTLTIYPSSNPDTTTVEDSEVTSENFNNSGVETTTMGTEANTTEVKTTTDPYHGYYDNYYPSYYGAIGPKGDPGRDGIPGTPGMQGPPGHIFLIPMNAQGNEKGPDSQAETFRQMLAQHMMSMRGSEGPMGLTGTPGLQGPPGPEGVKGEPGDIGEMGPRGIQGPQGPPGREGRRGRPGRDGERGITGPPGDKGIQGPPGIPGLPGEKGDRGETGAVGQPGLPGHDGQQGEEGPPGLPGLPGEMGPRGFSGPRGIPGLPGPPGIPGSDGPPGSKGNTGAPGESGSPGQSGPPGPVGSPGPEGPLGPPGVIGPPGKPGFPGIPGIDGPPGLPGKPGAPGSKGDTGSQGFPGPIGFPGSRGFKGDMGLRGAFGEKGEKGDRGFEGEKGEPGPKGPAGPDGPPGIPGLEGVEGPKGSDGPRGEAGSMGPPGEKGNMGLPGFPGYSGATGEKGDKGSTGRVGPAGEKGERGFTGTAGERGETGPRGFRGQRGGRGMHGQPGPKGDTGQPGPVGPPGEMGAQGPEGPRGFSGAPGPMGQNGKNGPPGPPGERGSPGEPGSVGPAGAPGVIGPPGTTGEVGATGETGPPGPPGPSGEPGNPGESGKEGPPGLPGPEGKPGLTGPTGLPGFPGERGQNGIPGTPGLKGDQGPPGLPGTIGDKGQQGEPGKDGAPGPEGRLGPPGPPGPGGAKGERGEAGPPGPTGRDGFPGLRGLPGGPGPMGPPGEDGDKGDVGPPGEKGFKGSSGEAGPVGHPGPQGPRGEPGAPGLNGEKGPPGEIGRQGLKGEAGPLGPTGPAGPPGLQGLPGPPGSKGEHGDIGLKGPLGPAGLPGEPGVRGEKGMDGPVGPPGPEGAQGTKGDSGLPGVEGLPGEPGKDGERGAQGQKGEDGKTGPQGPPGGRGLPGPEGPKGNAGPPGFPGPPGEPGLLGPKGEPGTNGEDGKPGEAGPSGERGPPGEMGPVGPPGKPGMEGPAGAQGNPGPAGEKGDKGMTGAPGLQGILGPQGLPGPQGLPGLRGPPGVAGDIGVPGNPGVPGAVGQIGAAGDKGPKGDTGGVGPKGHQGDMGLPGAKGDMGEKGERGQKGDPGPIGPKGNTGPVGPIGLKGNDGPPGLPGMEGPPGPKGSDGQTGMKGEMGPSGPPGPPGPPAEMPLLPPEVLFQNELVRRRRDLDSLINDYQESVDTDKNDLLEEENDKNIDDQSRKFLSMYNTIYSMRSDLERFRKPLGTKDNPAKSCKDLHFSHPQFQDGWYWVDPNAGMIDDAIHVFCNMTADGETCVFPDSHSSNMPNIPWSRQGSKSDWYSNLRGGFRITYESTGNVQLTFLRLSSEIGYQNFTYTCINSVAWFNENDKKYDLSVKFRGYNEQEFSHRKIKPDILEDGCQSRREKSQSIFEVRTTKLYQLPLIDFYPMDYGGHDQAFGFTVGPVCFK